A genomic window from Betta splendens chromosome 17, fBetSpl5.4, whole genome shotgun sequence includes:
- the LOC114844613 gene encoding unconventional myosin-VIIa-like yields MLRKGEWVWLDSGIGVSIGARVKETPSGQRFLVDDDGKEHRLSPEQEACLRIMHPTSVEGVDDMIKLGDLTEAGLLRNLMLRHKQGIIYTYTSSVLVAVNPYQDFPLYTAQQVRLYRGRKLGELPPHIFAIAENCYCNMMRHGRNQCCIISGESGAGKTESTKLILQYLAAISGELSEQQIEQQILESNPILEAFGNAKTIRNDNSSRFGKYLEIFFKKDGMIEGARVVQYLLEKSRVCHQALEERNYHIFYCLLSGISQEEKKALRLGHAKEYRFLTQGNCTTCEGRDDAKDYSRICSAMKILNFSHSHCQEISKLLAAILHLGNVYFEATTENNLETSDVGKSEHFSIAASLLQVQKSSLAKTLTHRSFMTNRERVTKPLNSEQASDCRDAFVKSIYNKLFIWITGKINSVIYKKLANNPKSKCLSIGLLDIFGFENFDTNSFEQLCINFANEKLQQFFVGHIFKLEQKEYMKEDIVWKNISFSDNQEILDLLAGKPCNLLALIDEESHFPKGSDSTMLTKMNKEHKGNKVYNASKSEYDTYFGVNHFAGVVTYDSRGFLEKNRDAVSFDIIKMVDMSSNNLLHQIFESELSTNMTKNLPNRRIIMTPKNSLRAQSENHKHLPTLSGQFRQSLDSLMKALSVCQPYFIRCFKPNSDKLSEVFDRELCMRQLRYSGMMDTIRIRKLGYPIRHTFQEFLSRYRVLLKTRVCDPKVVTAAACCEAICKAVIEGEDEWKRGRTKIFLKDAHDAVLEREREDELNRVAVVIQRVMLGHKDRKSFLKKRSAAIVLQRNWRAYMDGVYRRKITHGYERLVAKVRSRNLQLQHQRQRAAAVTIQAQMRGHWVRKDIKKEQEAAILLQACTTGLLVGEATEDMRDALEVQMETDNQVQMALEIQQRLEEVLAEATEDSDSATEPDSEDTDNLPSASAEEEKHPSVSAPQDDSSDSISSSSTSSLEENDQFDDSDEFSLYRFSLQHFQGKATHMHIADRLSQPLLRHDDEGDALACLTVWWIILRFMGDRPEPKPLDTVSEVSFQRHLPRRGRRLSSLVGLDEKILRRKKKAGNRKASTIPEEPEDLTEDEQILIGEGPTLDRPLSALEKLHIIVGYGLSRQGIRDEIYCQICKQLVNNKNKNSSMQGWILLSICLGIFPPTDFFLQYLERFLRRGPNGYNVYCTERLHRTIANGERRELPCWIELQAARSIEPIHKHVTLMDGRTVNLELQSASTSAEVCKDVAAEIGLKDTYGFSLYISFQAKTWSLGSCGKHVLDAVSHCEQEMRRQGMEEKDTPWSLCISKELFTPWHECAMDPVSTDLIYRQVIKRVKSGEYTSGKEDEYVHLAVKHYYIQFGSVSSRENAQKVVEECIATTLIENKSMTKWIQLISTEHSQSPYVNQMYSQERVKEELVDNARQEWRVHFSRFYEVTMMSGPALPKSRFVVAVNWSTILFMDEKNKTILEIPYVEVKGVGMISDSPFSAQSVILATYRGEYVLKSAEALDMNELIKTNLDGLRERSTFALALQDFNQSDEPMFLVCKRGDLLQVDKLYKYPSEKNLVKATNHETGSDGAVNKDMLQFLPTLTMPNDEMMVLLSPGRGRPSVVLNAPPIDETVAPVSLKEFALENFRPATKETGRHGASKGVSREKLWACTKEPLKQPLLESLVRNSDLSYLACNAFIAILKYMGDYPIKQMRSTVELTDQIFGPATQHEALQDEIYCQIMRQMTSNNNRLSVDRGWHLMWLCTGLFPPSHNLMKHTQRWLESRPRDLLASGCLQRMQKMRSIEPRKLPPHFVEVEAVQQNSTQIFQKVHFPDDTINIFEVTSTTTIRDLCYSIASELRLTSADGYGLYLKTPTKVTSMEEEEYFFDSLRRNSDLPKKGKKSKIKEVNPANIPYLVICKRKLWFNVSPEKDEVADLTFHFPQEFSKYLRGYHNCTREDMFNLGGLLFRVKVDSDRTQFVMIPKMLKELVPADQLKSMSSDEWKKNIIAAYSRQSGITVQEAKIAFLKSISSWPTFGCAFFEVKQTCEPSYPNRVLIAISKQGLSLIDPTTKEVLVMHPFSRITEYYSRGNTFQMSIGTLVRGNNFICETSQAHTMEDLLKSYVAMYEIQRRAFNPRNLRFS; encoded by the exons ATGCTGAGAAAG GGGGAGTGGGTGTGGCTGGACTCGGGCATCGGGGTGTCCATCGGAGCCAGGGTCAAAGAAACACCTTCTGGTCAGCGGTTCCTGGTGGATGATGATGGCAAG GAACACAGGTTGTCTCCGGAGCAGGAAGCCTGTCTCAGGATCATGCACCCTACATCAGTGGAGGGCGTGGACGACATGATCAAACTGGGAGACTTGACGGAGGCCGGGCTTCTCCGAAATCTGATGCTCCGGCACAAACAAGGAATCATTTAT ACCTACACAAGCTCAGTGCTGGTTGCCGTCAATCCGTACCAGGATTTTCCACTCTACACAGCTCAACAG GTGAGGCTGTACCGTGGTCGAAAGCTCGGGGAATTGCCACCGCACATCTTCGCCATTGCTGAAAACTGCTATTGCAACATGATGCGCCATGGCAGGAACCAGTGCTGCATCATCAG TGGAGAGTCGGGAGCAGGGAAGACGGAGAGCACCAAACTGATCCTCCAGTACCTGGCAGCCATTAGCGGGGAGCTCTCTGAGCAGCAGATCGAACAGCAGATCCTGGAGTCTAACCCCATACTAGAAG cCTTTGGAAACGCTAAAACAATTCGCAATGACAACTCCAGTCGCTTTGGGAAATACTTGGAAATCTTCTTCAAAAAGGACGGGATGATTGAAGGCGCTCGCGTGGTGCAGTATCTGCTGGAGAAGTCACGTGTTTGCCATCAG GCCCTGGAGGAGAGAAACTACCATATTTTCTACTGCTTGCTGTCAGGCATCTCACAAGAGGAGAAGAAGGCTCTGAGACTCGGACATGCCAAGGAATATAGATTCCTCACACAA GGGAACTGCACAACGTGTGAAGGCAGAGACGATGCCAAAGACTACAGCCGTATTTGTTCTGCCATGAAAATCCTGAACTTTTCACACAGCCACTGTCAGGAGATCTCCAAGCTGCTGGCAGCCATATTACACCTGGGAAATGTTTACTTTGAAG cCACCACAGAAAACAACTTAGAAACCAGTGACGTCGGCAAGTCAGAGCACTTCAGCATTGCAGcctcgctgctgcag GTCCAGAAATCCTCCCTAGCAAAGACTTTGACCCACCGCTCTTTTATGACCAACAGAGAGAGGGTGACCAAGCCCCTGAACTCCGAGCAGGCCTCGGACTGCAGGGACGCTTTTGTCAAG TCTATCTACAATAAGCTATTCATATGGATCACCGGGAAGATCAACAGTGTCATCTATAAGAAGCTGGCCAACAACCCCAAGTCCAAGTGTCTGTCCATTGGTTTGCTCGACATCTTCGGCTTTGAGAACTTCGACACAAACAG ttttgaACAGCTGTGCATAAATTTTGCcaatgagaagctgcagcagtttttTGTGGGCCATATTTTCaagctggagcagaaggagTACATGAAGGAGGACATTGTATGGAAGAACATCAGCTTTAGTGACAATCAGGAAATCCTGGACCTTCTGGCTGGAAAACCCTGCAACTTGCTGGCCTTGATCGACGAGGAGAGCCACTTCCCAAAG GGCTCAGACTCGACTATGCTGACTAAAATGAACAAGGAACACAAAGGAAACAAGGTCTACAATGCCTCAAAGAGCGAATATGACACCTACTTTGGGGTTAACCACTTTGCTGGTGTGGTGACCTACGACTCCAGAG GATTTCTGGAAAAGAATAGAGATGCAGTCAGTTTTGACATAATCAAGATGGTGGACATGTCCAGCAACAATCTGCTTCATCAGATATTTGAGTCTGAGCTTTCAACCAATATGACAAAGAATCTTCCCAACAGGAGGATCATCATGACGCCCAAAAACTCTCTGCGG GCCCAGTCTGAAAACCACAAGCACCTGCCGACACTGAGTGGTCAGTTCCGTCAGTCCCTGGACTCCCTCATGAAGGCTCTGTCGGTCTGCCAGCCGTACTTCATCCGCTGCTTCAAACCAAACAGTGACAAACTGTCTGAG GTGTTTGACAGAGAGCTGTGCATGCGCCAGCTGAGATACTCTGGCATGATGGACACCATCCGCATTCGGAAACTGGGATACCCGATCCGCCACACCTTTCAGGAATTCCTGAGTCGCTATAGGGTGCTCTTAAAGACACGGGTCTGTGACCCCAAAGTG GTGACAGCTGCTGCCTGTTGTGAAGCCATCTGCAAAGCAGTGATTGAAGGAGAGGATGAGTGGAAGCGAGGCAGAACCAAGATTTTTCTGAAG gaTGCTCATGATGCTGTCctggagcgagagagggaagATGAGCTCAACAGGGTGGCTGTGGTGATCCAGAGAGTAATGCTGGGACACAAAGACAG GAAGTCTTTTCTGAAGAAGCGGAGCGCAGCCATCGTGTTGCAGAGGAACTGGAGAGCTTACATGGACGGGGTGTATCGACGAAAG ATCACGCACGGATACGAGCGACTGGTGGCAAAGGTCCGAAGCCGGAACCTCCAGTTGCAGCACCAAAGGCAGCGAGCGGCAGCAGTCACCATACAAGCACAG ATGCGAGGCCACTGGGTAAGGAAGGACATCAAGAAAGAGCAAGAGGCAGCGATTCTGTTGCAGGCATGCACCACAGGATTACTGGTTGGAGAAGCTACAGAGGACATGAGGGAT GCCTTGGAGGTACAAATGGAGACAGACAACCAAGTGCAAATGGCTTTAGAGATTCAGCAACGACTGGAAGAAGTTCTGGCTGAGGCCACCGAGGACTCTGACTCTGCCACTGAGCCGGACTCGGAGGACACCGACAATCTGCCATCTGCATCTGCTGAAGAAGAG AAGCATCCAAGCGTGTCAGCGCCGCAGGACGACAGCTCAGACTCCAtatcctcatcctccacctcctccctggaAGAGAACGACCAGTTTGACGACAGCGATGAGTTTTCACTTTACAGGTTTAGCCTTCAGCATTTCCAGGGCAAAGCGACGCACATGCACATCGCGGACAGGCTTAGCCAGCCGCTGCTGCGCCATGACGACGAGGGCGATGCGCTG GCATGTCTGACTGTGTGGTGGATTATCTTGCGCTTCATGGGTGATAGACCAGAACCAAAGCCTCTGGACACCGTGTCCGAAGTCTCCTTCCAGCGTCATCTGCCAAGACGTGgcaggaggctgagcagccTGGTGGGACTGGACGAG AAAATACTaagaaggaagaaaaaggcTGGAAATAGAAAAGCTTCTACTATCCCTGAGGAG CCGGAGGACTTAACCGAAGATGAGCAAATTTTGATTGGTGAGGGTCCAACACTGGATCGGCCTCTTTCAGCCCTGGAAAAGCTGCACATTATTGTTGGATACGGACTTTCAAGACAAGGCATACG GGATGAGATTTATTGTCAGATCTGCAAGCAGCTGGtaaacaacaagaacaagaacagtTCTATGCAGGGCTGGAttcttctctccatctgtcttgGGATTTTTCCACCAACAGATTTCTTCTTGCAG TATTTGGAGAGATTTCTTCGGAGAGGGCCCAATGGTTACAATGTGTATTGTACTGAGCGCCTGCACCGTACCATAGCTAATGGGGAAAGGAGAGAGCTGCCATGTTGGATTGAGCTGCAG GCTGCCAGGTCCATAGAGCCAATACATAAACATGTGACTCTAATGGATGGTCGTACAGTCAACCTAGAACTGCaatcagcctccacctccgccgAAGTTTGTAAAGATGTGGCTGCCGAAATCGGTCTCAAAGACACATATGGATTCTCCCTGTACATCAGCTTCCAAGCCAAG ACGTGGTCCCTAGGCAGCTGTGGGAAGCATGTGCTGGATGCCGTGTCTCACTGCGAACAAGAGATGAGGAGGCAGGGcatggaggagaaggacacTCCATGGAGCCTGTGCATCTCCAAGGAACTGTTCACACCTTGGCACGAATGCGCGATGGACCCGGTCAGTACGGATCTGATCTACAGGCAGGTCATCAAAAGAGTCAAGTCAGGAGAGTACACCAGTGGGAAG GAAGACGAGTATGTCCACTTGGCAGTGAAGCACTATTACATCCAATTTGGCTCAGTGTCCAGCAGAGAGAACGCCCAGAAGGTGGTTGAAGAGTGCATTGCCACCACACTAATAGAGAACAAATCTATGACAAAATGGATTCAACTTATCAGCACAGAACACTCGCAG AGTCCATACGTCAATCAAATGTACAGCCAAGAAAGAGTAAAAGAGGAACTGGTGGACAATGCACGGCAGGAATGGCGTGTCCATTTCTCTAGGTTCTATGAAGTTACAATGATGTCAG GGCCTGCTCTGCCCAAAAGCAGGTTTGTTGTGGCTGTGAACTGGAGCACCATCTTGTTCATGGATGAGAAAAACAAGACGATCCTTGAGATTCCTTATGTGGAGGTGAAGGGAGTCGGCATGATCAG TGACAGCCCGTTCAGTGCCCAGTCAGTAATCTTGGCCACTTACAGAGGAGAGTATGTCCTTAAGTCAGCAGAAGCTTTGGACATGAATGAACTTATAAAGACAAACCTGGACGGGCTGAGAGAGCGCTCGACGTTCGCACTGGCTCTCCAGGATTTTAATCAATCAG ATGAGCCCATGTTCTTGGTCTGTAAACGTGGGGACCTGCTGCAGGTAGACAAACTTTATAAATATCCGTCTGAGAAGAACTTGGTGAAAGCAACTAACCACGAGACCGGCTCTGACGGTGCAGTCAACAAAGACATGCTGCAGTTTCTCCCAACTCTCACAATGCCAAATGACGAAATGATG GTTCTACTCAGTCCAGGCCGTGGAAGACCTTCAGTTGTACTAAATGCCCCACCAATAGACGAAACAGTGGCTCCTGTGTCTTTAAAAGAGTTTGCTCTTGAGAATTTCAG GCCTGCAACTAAAGAAACGGGTCGACATGGTGCGTCCAAAGGAGTCAGCAGAGAAAAGCTGTGGGCTTGTACCAAGGAACCTCTCAAACAGCCGCTGCTTGAGAGCCTGGTTCGCAACTCTGACCTCAGCTATCTGGCCTGCAACGCTTTTATTG CGATCCTGAAGTACATGGGCGACTACCCCATCAAGCAGATGCGCAGCACAGTGGAGCTGACGGACCAGATCTTTGGTCCAGCCACCCAGCACGAAGCTCTGCAGGATGAGATCTACTGCCAGATTATGAGACAAATGACCAGCAATAACAACAG GTTGAGTGTGGATCGCGGGTGGCATCTGATGTGGTTATGTACTGGCTTGTTTCCACCCAGTCATAACTTGATGAAACACACTCAGCGATGGCTAGAATCGCGGCCCAGAGACCTGCTGGCTAGTGGGTGTCTGCAGAGAATGCAGAAGATGCGCAG CATTGAGCCCAGGAAACTTCCTCCTCATTTTGTTGAAGTCGAGGCCGTCCAGCAGAACAGCACCCAGATCTTCCAAAAAGTCCACTTCCCAGATGATACTATTAAT ATCTTCGAGGTgacatccaccaccacaatcAGAGACCTTTGCTATAGCATTGCGTCTGAGCTCAGACTGACCTCTGCCGACGGCTACGGCCTCTACCTGAAAACACCAACCAAG GTCACAAGCATGGAAGAGGAGGAATATTTCTTTGACAGTTTAAGGCGAAATTCAGACTTGcccaaaaaagggaaaaaaagtaaaattaaagAAG TAAATCCGGCCAACATACCCTACCTGGTGATCTGTAAGAGGAAGCTCTGGTTCAATGTGAGCCCAGAAAAAGACGAGGTTGCAGACCTCACCTTCCATTTCCCACAG GAGTTCTCCAAGTACCTGCGGGGATACCACAATTGCACCAGAGAGGACATGTTCAATCTGGGCGGGCTGCTGTTCAGAGTCAAAGTCGACTCAGACAGGACACAGTTCGTCATGATCCCCAAAATGCTGAAAGAGCTGGTTCCTGCAGACCAGTTAAAATCCATGTCTTCCGATGAATGGAAGAAG AACATCATCGCTGCGTACAGCCGGCAGAGTGGCATCACCGTGCAAGAGGCCAAAATTGCCTTCTTGAAAAGCATTTCGAGTTGGCCAACATTTGGATGCGCCTTCTTTGAAGTTAAA CAAACATGTGAGCCCAGCTACCCGAATAGAGTTTTGATTGCCATCAGCAAACAAGGTCTGAGCTTAATAGATCCCACGACAAAG GAGGTGCTGGTCATGCATCCGTTCAGCCGCATCACCGAGTACTACAGCAGAGGCAACACCTTTCAAATGTCTATCGGCACCCTGGTGAGAGGGAACAACTTCATTTGTGAAACCTCACAG GCTCACACAATGGAAGATCTTCTGAAATCGTATGTAGCCATGTATGAAATCCAAAGGCGGGCATTTAACCCAAGAAATCTCAGGTTTTCCTGA